The proteins below come from a single Hyphomicrobium denitrificans ATCC 51888 genomic window:
- a CDS encoding sulfate/molybdate ABC transporter ATP-binding protein, translating into MSIEVRNVNKTFGTFKALDDVSLNFPDGELVALLGPSGCGKTTLLRVIAGLEHADSGRIILDGDDATTKDVRQRRVGFVFQHYALFRHLTVFENIAFGLRVRPRGQRPSEKDIRAKVGQLLELVQLSWVANRFPSQLSGGQRQRIALARALAVEPRVLLLDEPFGALDAKVRKELRRWLRTLHDELHISSIFVTHDQEEALEVSDRIVLINKGRVEQIGPPKEIYETPATAFAYGFMGTVNEFRGRIEGDYVRVGDERIRHHAGHFRDGQEVVAFVRPHETEIVPDVSSDDGITAKVHRILGTGAVARVELVANGDARQGRKDFFEVEIPGTEATSLGLATGQRVKIRSRRLSVFPEQNGTVAS; encoded by the coding sequence ATGAGCATCGAGGTTCGCAACGTCAACAAAACGTTCGGCACGTTCAAGGCGCTCGATGACGTCTCGCTGAACTTTCCGGATGGCGAGCTGGTTGCTCTGCTCGGTCCATCGGGCTGCGGGAAGACGACGCTGCTGCGCGTGATCGCCGGCCTCGAACATGCCGACAGCGGCCGCATCATCCTCGATGGCGATGACGCGACGACCAAGGATGTCCGCCAGCGCCGCGTCGGATTTGTCTTCCAGCACTACGCGCTGTTCCGGCATCTGACGGTGTTCGAGAACATCGCGTTCGGTCTGCGCGTCCGCCCGCGAGGCCAACGGCCGAGCGAGAAAGACATTCGCGCCAAGGTCGGGCAGCTTCTGGAACTCGTGCAGTTGTCGTGGGTCGCGAACCGCTTTCCTTCGCAGCTCTCGGGCGGACAGAGACAGCGCATCGCGTTGGCGCGCGCACTGGCCGTCGAACCGCGCGTGCTTCTGCTCGACGAGCCCTTCGGTGCGCTGGATGCAAAGGTTCGCAAAGAACTTCGGCGCTGGCTCCGCACGCTCCACGACGAACTCCACATCTCATCGATCTTCGTCACTCACGACCAGGAAGAAGCTCTCGAGGTCTCCGACCGGATCGTGCTGATCAACAAGGGGCGCGTCGAGCAGATCGGCCCGCCGAAAGAGATTTACGAAACCCCGGCGACGGCGTTCGCTTACGGCTTCATGGGTACCGTTAATGAATTCCGCGGCCGTATCGAGGGCGACTATGTGCGCGTCGGCGACGAGCGCATTCGCCATCATGCCGGACATTTCCGGGACGGACAGGAGGTCGTGGCGTTCGTGCGTCCGCATGAAACCGAGATCGTGCCGGATGTTTCATCCGACGACGGCATCACCGCAAAAGTCCATCGCATTCTTGGCACGGGTGCCGTTGCGCGTGTAGAATTGGTGGCGAATGGTGATGCACGTCAGGGTCGAAAAGACTTCTTTGAAGTCGAAATCCCGGGGACTGAGGCAACCTCGCTTGGCCTCGCAACGGGTCAGCGCGTGAAAATCAGAAGCCGCCGCCTCAGCGTCTTCCCAGAACAGAACGGGACAGTCGCGTCGTGA
- the cysW gene encoding sulfate ABC transporter permease subunit CysW, translating into MAAAATIDARLHGAGKFEANPATRDSRWVKIAVLGVGLTYFLIFLLLPLIAVFAEAFRKGAETYFSALVEPDALSAVKLTLLAAAIAVPLNLVFGLAAAWAIAKFEFPGKNLLITLIDLPFSVSPVVAGLIYVLVFGRQGWFGPWLLDHDIKIIFAVPAIVLATIFVTFPFIARELIPLMQAQGKDEEEAAISLGASGIQTFLRVTIPNVKWALLYGVILCNARAMGEFGAVSVVSGHIRGETNTMPLYVEILYNEYQFAAAFAVASLLALLALVTLALKTYVEWRANKHVVEGQGQ; encoded by the coding sequence ATGGCTGCTGCCGCAACTATCGATGCGCGCTTGCACGGCGCGGGAAAATTCGAAGCAAACCCTGCCACGCGGGACTCGCGATGGGTCAAGATCGCCGTTCTCGGCGTTGGCCTGACGTACTTCCTGATCTTTCTTCTGCTTCCGCTCATCGCGGTCTTTGCGGAAGCGTTCCGCAAAGGCGCCGAGACTTACTTTTCCGCACTCGTCGAGCCCGACGCGCTCTCGGCCGTCAAGTTGACGTTGCTTGCGGCAGCGATCGCGGTTCCTTTGAATCTGGTTTTCGGCTTGGCGGCGGCGTGGGCGATCGCGAAGTTCGAGTTCCCGGGCAAAAATCTGCTGATCACGCTGATCGACTTGCCCTTCTCGGTTTCGCCCGTCGTCGCGGGTCTAATTTACGTTCTCGTGTTCGGACGTCAGGGCTGGTTCGGTCCATGGCTGCTCGATCACGACATCAAGATCATTTTCGCCGTCCCCGCGATCGTTCTCGCGACGATTTTCGTGACCTTCCCATTCATCGCGCGTGAGCTCATTCCGTTGATGCAGGCGCAGGGAAAGGACGAAGAGGAAGCCGCAATCTCGCTCGGCGCGTCCGGAATTCAAACCTTCCTGCGCGTCACCATTCCTAACGTGAAGTGGGCGCTTCTCTACGGTGTCATTCTCTGCAACGCGCGTGCGATGGGAGAATTCGGCGCGGTCTCCGTCGTGTCGGGACATATCCGCGGGGAGACCAACACGATGCCGCTCTACGTCGAAATTCTTTACAACGAATATCAATTCGCAGCCGCCTTCGCGGTGGCTTCGCTCCTCGCTCTCTTGGCTCTGGTGACGCTGGCGCTGAAGACTTACGTCGAGTGGCGCGCAAATAAACATGTGGTGGAAGGGCAAGGCCAATGA
- the cysT gene encoding sulfate ABC transporter permease subunit CysT — MSAGVNKRVLPGFGLSLGFTLVYLSLIVLIPLSAVFLKSSAMTWDEFWSAVTAPRVVASYQLTFGASFLAACVNAVFGLLLAWGLTRYTFPGRKIVDALIDLPFALPTAVAGIALTAIYAKNGWIGSLLDPLGIKIAFGPAGVLVALIFIGLPFVVRTVQPVLEDLETEFEEAAASLGANRWTAFKRVVFPTLLPALTTGFALAFARAVGEYGSVIFIAGNIPMVSEITPLIIITKLEQFDYRGATAIAAVMLVISFIMLLIVNALQAWNARRFGRTV; from the coding sequence ATGAGCGCTGGCGTTAACAAGAGAGTTTTGCCGGGATTCGGGCTGTCACTCGGCTTCACCCTCGTTTACCTCTCGCTGATTGTTCTTATCCCGCTTTCCGCAGTGTTCCTGAAGTCGTCGGCGATGACGTGGGACGAATTTTGGAGTGCGGTGACGGCGCCGCGCGTTGTCGCGTCCTATCAGCTGACGTTCGGAGCATCGTTTCTCGCCGCTTGCGTCAACGCAGTTTTCGGCCTGCTGCTGGCATGGGGACTGACGCGCTACACATTTCCGGGACGAAAGATCGTCGATGCGTTGATCGACTTGCCGTTCGCTCTGCCGACGGCTGTCGCAGGCATCGCGCTGACCGCGATTTACGCCAAGAATGGCTGGATCGGCAGCCTGCTCGATCCGCTTGGGATCAAGATTGCATTTGGCCCTGCCGGCGTCCTCGTCGCTCTCATATTCATCGGTTTGCCGTTCGTCGTGCGCACCGTGCAGCCTGTTCTCGAGGATCTCGAAACGGAATTCGAGGAAGCTGCAGCAAGCCTCGGCGCCAATCGCTGGACCGCTTTCAAGCGCGTTGTTTTCCCCACTCTGTTGCCTGCATTGACGACCGGATTCGCTCTCGCCTTTGCGCGCGCCGTCGGCGAATACGGCTCGGTGATCTTCATCGCAGGCAACATTCCAATGGTGTCGGAGATTACGCCGCTGATCATTATCACCAAGCTTGAGCAATTCGATTATCGCGGCGCGACCGCCATTGCTGCCGTGATGCTCGTCATCTCGTTCATCATGCTTCTCATCGTAAACGCGCTGCAGGCCTGGAATGCCCGCCGCTTTGGAAGGACGGTCTGA
- a CDS encoding helix-turn-helix domain-containing protein → MVMIGKQVHADPQHSESVATKLSIIVGENLRHLRRKSGLSLEQLAAKSGVSRAMLGQIETGKSAPTINLLGRIAEALQVSVPSLISHPAAGGTVIVPRDRATVLASSNGGFTCRALFPWGDPQSIEIYEVTIIAHHSEDVAAFEPGVKKALVVLTGEIELTIAEDSPARLSEGDSIIFNADSPHTLHNPGNADAKAFLVVAPVDRTRIHPRGF, encoded by the coding sequence ATGGTGATGATCGGAAAGCAGGTTCACGCTGACCCGCAGCACTCTGAGAGCGTCGCGACCAAACTCTCGATCATCGTTGGAGAAAACCTCCGGCACCTTCGTCGCAAATCTGGCCTTTCTCTTGAGCAATTGGCAGCAAAATCAGGCGTCAGCCGCGCTATGCTTGGTCAGATCGAGACCGGAAAAAGCGCGCCGACCATCAATCTTCTCGGGCGTATCGCTGAGGCACTGCAGGTTTCGGTGCCGAGCCTTATCTCTCATCCGGCGGCGGGCGGCACCGTTATCGTTCCGCGCGACCGGGCAACCGTGCTCGCATCGAGCAACGGCGGCTTCACGTGTCGCGCGTTGTTTCCTTGGGGCGATCCGCAGAGCATCGAAATCTATGAAGTGACGATCATCGCCCACCATAGTGAAGATGTCGCGGCCTTCGAGCCTGGAGTTAAGAAAGCGCTTGTCGTGCTCACCGGTGAGATCGAGCTGACGATCGCGGAGGATTCTCCGGCACGCCTCTCCGAAGGTGATTCAATTATCTTCAACGCGGATTCGCCGCACACGCTTCACAATCCTGGCAATGCAGACGCGAAAGCATTCCTCGTCGTGGCGCCGGTTGATCGCACCAGAATACACCCGCGCGGCTTCTAG
- a CDS encoding porin — MTRRLGLRHALCLGVAGALIGGWVLPANSADLGGNCCADLEERIAELEATTARKGNRKVSLTVSGWISEQVAFWDDGTKSNVYVGTNPVEQSRVRFIGEAKIDKDWSAGYVIELGVFGGNGGKWDQNTPDGTNPNSVSVRKSSWFLKNNQLGKVTIGQDGTSTYHLLDDADTTMTRNFFDGEGPPDYQASFFARSGGSFIPGPAGGSNLRWSDIARGFNNSTPGDNGRRNIVRYDSPTIAGFSYTASWGEDDIWDTALIYKGGFGDFEINGRAGYGHSSDETNNLCHTGPAGFRADCEWWGVSGFIQHKPTGLFLFSGYGQQIDNTRAADVTTGNPALVDKTDDTWFVQGGIETKWIALGKTNLFVNYRHDSPGSNVAKGTLRTEDAEIDYISGGVAQYLEAAETMLYLVYQHADGDVQVAGEANRTNIDSLQQVIAGAKVNF; from the coding sequence ATGACGCGAAGATTAGGGCTTCGGCATGCGCTATGCCTTGGAGTGGCAGGCGCGCTGATCGGTGGATGGGTGCTGCCTGCGAACTCTGCAGACCTCGGGGGTAACTGCTGCGCCGATCTCGAAGAGCGCATTGCTGAACTTGAGGCCACGACGGCCCGCAAAGGCAATCGCAAGGTCAGCCTGACGGTCTCCGGATGGATAAGCGAGCAAGTCGCTTTCTGGGATGATGGCACGAAAAGCAACGTCTACGTCGGCACGAACCCGGTCGAGCAGTCGCGCGTTCGCTTCATCGGCGAAGCCAAGATCGACAAGGACTGGTCGGCTGGCTACGTGATCGAGCTTGGCGTCTTCGGAGGCAACGGCGGCAAGTGGGACCAGAACACGCCCGACGGCACCAACCCGAACAGCGTCTCGGTTCGTAAAAGCAGCTGGTTCCTGAAAAACAACCAGCTCGGAAAGGTCACCATCGGACAGGACGGAACGTCGACATACCATCTGCTCGACGATGCCGACACGACGATGACCCGGAATTTCTTCGACGGCGAAGGTCCGCCCGACTATCAGGCAAGCTTCTTCGCGCGCTCGGGCGGCAGCTTTATTCCAGGCCCTGCCGGTGGCAGCAACTTGCGATGGTCCGACATCGCGCGCGGCTTCAACAACTCGACGCCGGGCGACAACGGCCGCCGCAACATCGTCAGATACGATTCACCGACCATCGCCGGCTTCTCGTACACCGCCTCCTGGGGCGAAGACGACATCTGGGATACGGCGCTGATCTACAAGGGCGGCTTTGGCGACTTCGAAATCAACGGCCGCGCCGGTTATGGCCACTCATCCGATGAAACGAACAACCTTTGCCACACCGGCCCCGCCGGATTCCGCGCGGACTGCGAATGGTGGGGCGTGTCCGGCTTCATCCAGCATAAGCCGACGGGTCTTTTCCTTTTCTCGGGCTACGGTCAGCAGATCGACAACACGCGTGCTGCCGACGTCACGACCGGTAATCCGGCGCTCGTGGATAAGACCGATGATACCTGGTTCGTGCAGGGTGGCATCGAAACCAAATGGATCGCCCTCGGCAAGACGAATCTGTTCGTGAACTATCGCCACGACTCGCCGGGCTCAAACGTCGCCAAAGGAACGCTGCGCACCGAGGACGCTGAGATCGATTACATTTCGGGCGGTGTAGCTCAGTACCTCGAGGCAGCGGAAACGATGCTGTATCTCGTTTATCAACACGCTGATGGCGACGTGCAGGTGGCGGGCGAAGCAAACCGCACGAACATCGACAGCCTGCAGCAGGTCATCGCGGGCGCGAAGGTGAATTTCTGA
- a CDS encoding RBBP9/YdeN family alpha/beta hydrolase translates to MTTLIVPGLKSSGPTHWQTWLEHRVAGSLRVTQRDWNDPHLPDWSSRIRREIARATDPVFIVAHSFGALAAVQAASDHRERIAGVMLVAPADPDRFGVAEFLPAKPLGFPAIVVASTNDAWMAFDRAAHWARLWKADFISLGEAGHINADAGFGPWPEALALLQRLTRAAEFRLAAERVAAFRLSRSGQLRGQQWAS, encoded by the coding sequence ATGACGACCCTGATCGTTCCCGGCCTGAAATCAAGCGGACCCACCCACTGGCAGACATGGCTCGAGCACCGCGTCGCCGGCAGTCTGCGCGTCACCCAACGCGATTGGAATGACCCGCATCTGCCGGACTGGTCGAGCCGCATACGGCGCGAAATTGCGCGCGCAACCGACCCTGTTTTCATCGTCGCGCATTCGTTCGGAGCATTGGCTGCCGTGCAGGCGGCGAGCGATCACAGGGAGCGCATCGCAGGCGTGATGCTCGTTGCGCCGGCTGATCCAGATCGATTCGGTGTTGCCGAGTTCCTGCCGGCAAAGCCTTTGGGATTCCCGGCTATCGTCGTTGCAAGTACAAACGACGCCTGGATGGCATTTGATCGCGCAGCGCATTGGGCGCGACTCTGGAAAGCCGATTTCATCAGTCTCGGCGAAGCCGGTCACATCAATGCCGATGCGGGCTTCGGTCCGTGGCCGGAGGCGCTGGCGCTGCTTCAGCGTCTGACGCGCGCTGCGGAATTTCGTCTGGCGGCGGAACGGGTTGCCGCCTTCCGGCTGTCGCGGTCAGGACAGCTGCGCGGGCAGCAGTGGGCGTCGTGA
- a CDS encoding sulfate ABC transporter substrate-binding protein yields the protein MPFTTLTRRSALVAAFGLGIAGLAGPAPSAFAKDITLLNVSYDPTRELYAAYDKEFSKFWKAKTGDDVTVKQSHGGSGKQARAVIDGLEADVVTLALAADIDALHKNGGLVKADWIKHFADNSAPYTSTIVFLVRKGNPKGIKDWSDLVKDGVEIVTPNPKTSGGARWNYLAAWGYALKQPGGSAEKAKAFVADIYKHTKVLDSGARGSTTTFVERGIGDVLLAWENEAYLSLKEFGPDKFEIVTPSISILAEPNVAIVDKVVDKRGTREVAEAYLKHLYSPEGQEIAAQNFYRPRDAKVAEKYASQFGPIKTFTIDEVFGGWGKAQAVHFGDGGIFDQIYAPGNKS from the coding sequence ATGCCCTTCACAACTCTAACGCGCCGTTCGGCGCTCGTCGCTGCATTCGGCCTCGGCATCGCCGGCCTTGCAGGCCCGGCACCGTCCGCATTCGCAAAAGACATCACGCTGCTCAACGTGTCCTACGATCCGACGCGTGAGCTTTATGCAGCTTACGACAAGGAATTCTCGAAATTCTGGAAGGCGAAGACAGGCGATGACGTCACCGTCAAGCAATCGCACGGTGGATCGGGCAAGCAGGCACGAGCCGTGATCGACGGCCTCGAAGCCGATGTCGTAACGCTGGCGTTGGCTGCCGACATCGACGCGCTTCACAAGAATGGCGGCCTGGTGAAGGCCGATTGGATCAAGCACTTCGCCGACAACTCCGCTCCTTATACCTCGACCATCGTTTTCCTGGTTCGCAAGGGCAATCCGAAAGGCATCAAGGATTGGTCTGACCTCGTGAAGGACGGCGTCGAAATCGTAACGCCCAACCCCAAGACGTCAGGCGGTGCGCGCTGGAATTATCTCGCAGCCTGGGGATATGCGCTGAAGCAGCCCGGCGGCAGCGCCGAAAAGGCCAAGGCATTCGTTGCCGATATTTATAAGCACACGAAGGTCCTGGACTCAGGCGCGCGTGGATCGACGACGACGTTTGTCGAACGCGGTATCGGTGACGTTCTGCTGGCCTGGGAGAACGAAGCTTATCTCTCGCTGAAGGAATTCGGCCCCGACAAGTTCGAGATCGTCACGCCGTCGATCTCGATCCTCGCTGAACCTAACGTCGCGATCGTCGACAAGGTCGTCGACAAGCGCGGTACGCGCGAGGTTGCGGAAGCTTACTTGAAGCATCTCTATAGCCCCGAAGGCCAGGAAATCGCCGCCCAGAACTTCTATCGTCCGCGTGACGCGAAGGTTGCCGAGAAGTACGCGAGCCAGTTCGGACCGATCAAAACCTTCACGATTGACGAGGTCTTCGGCGGCTGGGGCAAAGCGCAGGCTGTCCACTTCGGGGATGGCGGTATCTTCGATCAGATCTACGCACCTGGCAACAAGAGCTGA